The following is a genomic window from Trachemys scripta elegans isolate TJP31775 chromosome 7, CAS_Tse_1.0, whole genome shotgun sequence.
ggtgggagcttgtgaaattatttcctgcaaatCTAAGTGATTCCTAATCACCGTTGCGTCCATTATAACCAAAGGATTTTGGAGATGATTCTGTATGGGCTCTTTCAAATTCAATTGACTCACTTTATCCATTCGGATAATAaatgaggctggggcagggttgtgGAAATCTTTGGCCTGAGGCCAGCatcctctgctgcaggggagataTGGATCCCAGCTGTTTGGGCTGACTTGAGTTTGATCTTTCCTTTGTAAATACAGGTGTCTGGAGAAGTCATTGCAGAAACGTAGttatatttcaaattaaattggACCTATGGGATAGAATAAGAGTTATTTAGCGATATTGGCCCAGATTAATATCAGGCTATTAACTcaaatggagctacaccaatttatgcCATCTCAGCATGTGACCCAGCTACTTTGTAAATATAAATCCCAAGCAAGGCATGAccaacattttgtttattttcatttttaatttgcattGATCAGACCTCAGTCTAAGAAATGATTATTAAAATGACAGTTTTCACAGAAAACTGGTGGAATTGCCTTTCGGTTTGGGACTTGGTCAATAACGTGTTTTGGGATTATGCTCTTGTGTTTGATAGGCTGACCTAATAATCTAAACAATGTAACTCAAGTAAGACTTCACTACAATGTTTGAGTTAGAATTGCATAATATTCAATATTGATGCACTGAATGAAAACCTGCACTAATATATACAgatcagtgactctcaacctttctacactactgtacccctttcaggagtctgatttgtcttgtgtaccccaagtttctcctcacttaaaaactacttgcttacaaaatcagacataaaaatacaagagtgccaaagcacactattactgaaaaattgcttcctttctcatttttaccatgtcattataaaataaatcgattggaatagaaatattgtacttatgTTTCTgtgtatagcagtggttctcaaactagggccgccgcttgttcagggaaagcccctggcgggccggggtggtttgtttacctgccgcgtccgcaggttcggccgatcgcgactcccactggccgtggttcaccgcttcaggccaataggggctgcagaACGCGGTGGCCAGCTcttccctcggcccatgccacttcccgcaaaccccattggcctggagcggcgggAAGAATTATTGGTTAGAGCAAAAGCCTCCAGAATTGCAGGATGCAGTTGACCAGCATGACATGAAGGCCTTCTGTGGGAACTGGctctgttgttctctcttgctGGGCAGAGCACTTTGACGGTCAATCCACTGTGTCTGATGAAGCCAGTGACTCACTCCTGCAGCATCCTGTGCTGGAGCAGATGTCTGTGAATCCTTCTTTAGACAAGGTTACTAAGGCCATCAAACAGCTGTCCACGGGCAAGTCTCCAGGCCATGGTGGCATTCCGCCTCAAATGTACAAATGTAGAGGTGCCCCCTGATCAAGAAACTCACCAGCTTTTTAAGACTATATGGGAATAGGGTACCATACCCCAGGAGTATAAGGATGCTTTCCTAGGAAGCATATCTAGCTGTGACAACCATTGCAGAATCTTACTGCTGTCTACAGCGGGAAAGATTCTTGCATAAATTGTCCTCAACAGGCTCATGTCTCTCCTAGTGAACTTGGTGAATCCAGAGTCACAGTGTGGCTTTTGTGCTGACCATCGCACCATGGGCACATGATTTTTGTAGCCCGGCAAATACAAGAGAAGGCTCGTGAACAGAACAAGGACCTGTACGTGGTGTTTGTTGATCTGACCAAGGCCTCCGACATGGTGAAGGGGCTATGGAAACTCCTTTATAAATTTGACTGCCCAGAGAAGATGATTGCTGTCATTTGCTCATTTCACGATGGCGTGATGGACAGGGTCATGGAGTGTGGTGACTCATCAGAAGTCTTCCTTGTCACCAATGGCGCCAAACAAGGATGCGTAGTGGCTTCAGTCCTCTTTGCCATTGTCTTTTCAGCCATGCTCTTGTTTGCATTCTAGGACCTTGATAGAGGTGTACACATCCGGTTTAGATTGGGTGGGGGTCTAGACAATCTATAGTGATTCAGGGCCTGCCCCAAGGTAATCAAAGAGCTATTAAGGGAGCTCCTGTTTGCTGACGACTGTGCCCTCATTACATACGCTCTTGAGGACATTCAGCTTATTGTGGACCACTTTGCCCGTGCcttaaaatgtttggtttcacAATCAGGCTGAAAAAGATGGAGGTCAGGTACTAGCCAGCACCAGACCACCATGATCCCATTGTCACAACTGACAATACGCCCATCAACTTGGTCAGCAAATTCTGCTACCTGGTATTCCAGCAATGGAATATTGGATGATGAGCTCATTCAGCCCCTGGCAAAGGCTAGCTTGGAGGGAACGTGGAGTTTGCCTCAGAACCAACATAAAAAATGACTGCATTGTTGTACTTGCCTCACTCCTTTACAGCTGAGAGATGTGAACGCTCTACTGATGCCACATCAAACACCTTCCCATAACAATATCTGTCCTTGTCTCATGGGCCTGCTcctaaacccactgaagtcaatgggagtctttccattgacaccagtgggCTTTGGGGTAGGCCCATGCATAAGGGGCCCAACATCACAATCACCAGCTGTCCTCTACACCATGACCCACAGAAGTTCTGCATTGATGTATTGATTGTACAGCTTCATCAGTACACGGAGCTGCCCATCTCGTAGAAAATGGCTGAAGCAAGGATCACAAGGCAGAGACAAGTGCTACTCCAGTGCTACTCTGCATCCTGATAGACACATTTCTTTAAAGTGCCATTAGTTCCGcatgtttccttttaaaagatgAACACACCTTTGTAATTGTTAGCTAATGAAAGCTAAACTCTGTATTCCTGGGAATTTGTCTTCAACTAGAAACATCACCCCTCATTAGGATTAACTCTGATTGGAAGCCTAAGAAAAAATGCCTGCTAGGGAATTAAAATCCAACCATGATGGAACCCCAagcagaattttttgtttttgtttgggtgcAATGTGGAATTTAATCATGTACAAGGACCTCTGCATTGAGTTACAGCATCTGCTGTGACAATTCTGGTGTCTTACCTTTGCTTCCTGACTTCTTTCTAATTAGTTTATGTTCCAAATAAATCCTTAATACAAGGACTGTGTTGAAAACcgttgaaaacaaaataaagaagagGAGTTTAAATTGCTTATGGCTTGCTTTATATGGCTTCCAGGCATTAGAGCAATTTTGCTAACAAGTATCCTGTAACCTATTTCCGAAGGCCACTAGCAGATAATTATATTTTGGTTAATTTACATACTTTCAGTTTATAATCCTAATTAGTTCTCCAACCAGTAGTCCCTAGGCGATATGTAGTCCTACCTCATCTTATTTGTGATCTTTAATGTGCAAGATctcttgttttaatttaaaaaaaacaacaacaacaaaacgctGTTAGGTTTGGTTCAGGGCTTTTCCATTTCAATGTGCATCTGATCTGGGTGATTCCATGCTGATTCAAACCCTGTTTTCAAATAAATATCTTGCATTGTTATACATCATCCTTTATATTGTGGCCAGGAGCTGTTCCCTGCTTAAATGGGGCTTCATAGAGCATGAGTTCATGCAAAATTTGGTCcgacatgtttaaaataaaaataatcatggtGTCAAACTTCTGGCAGTTCCCTTTAAAGTCGTTGGGGCTGCATGGGGTATACATGGGaagagaatttggtccaatatgtTAGCTTTCATTGCTCTGTCGCAACAATGGTACAATGCCACCATGACAAACTGTAGGAGTGGGTGTGTGCGGCAGGAATAATCAGCCCCTCCTATTAAAAAAGCCATTTGAGGGCAATGGGGGAGAGGAAATCTCCTTGAATTTCCTCTTGGTGGAGTCTCCCAATTTGTTTTGTTAGAACAGCGGCATTGCTTCGCCATGTAAAGGGAGTAGGCCCCTTCCATACTGAGGTTCTGCACCTCCATGCTTCCTCTGGGCCCCAGCCTTGCTTTGAACCCTGGGTTATAATCAAGTGCATGCTGTTGCCCAGTGTCAAGGGAGGAGGGACTAGGGCAGATGTAGAAAAATTAATACAGCCACTTTTGTGTAGATTTCTGGGATAAACAAGAAGCATACTCCTGGCTCCCCACGTGCTCAGTTCCACAGAGGGTCTTTTTCCTTACTAAACAGATCACTCCTTCCATCTTTattcataaaaaataatataaaatttaaaacgTCTTCTCTTCCAAGCCACCATGCTGAGACAAGGTGTAGAACTGTGACATACCTTGGGACTAAAATCCTTGGGAAAATAAGCTAAtcaaactaaaactaaaaatcaACAGTATATATCCACCTGTagaaagaaaacaaggaacaAAATTTAAGGTTGGCCAACCAGTGTAAATCAGTGCGTGAAGAAAGTTTATCCATTTCTCAACATCTTGAatgtttgaaggttttttttttataggtgAAGGATATTTCTGAAgtacatgtgttttttttttttttttttttgatggggaAGAGAGAGTGTTAGCTGATAGCCACTGCTGTGTATTGAgggtatataataataataatacacactTCCAAtcttaatactttttaaaaagcattttttttggagggggggaggtgGGATTTGGCAATAATTTGGATATACTCAGAATTCATACAGGTGGATTTTGCATAAGTGAAACGGGCAAAATGAAGAATTGTTAGAATTTTACAAATTTTATCCAGAAATTCTACCTTTTCACTCAGCTTGTCAGCCTCACTAGTTGAAGTGGCACATCTCTGCTGCAGAGATTACTTCTGCCAGGAGTATGAACAGCCTGTGCTGACAAGAAGGGGCTGTTTGTCATTGCTATCATTCTTGTATGCACAAGAACATGTGGATCATTTCCCTTGTCCACTTAGCTTGGAATGCCACTTCACAGTTCATAGAGGGCCTGCCAAGATGCCTTCCCTTGGATTTTAGGGACAACCTGCGTGTGGGTAGAAAACATTATCTTCTGATATTCCATCCCTGCCCATGGATTTTCTTGTGGGAATCAATGTGTTTCAGGAACCAGAGTGGTGAGTCAGGTTATATTCAAATGTCTTATACAATTTCATGTGATTCCCGGGAAGATCTTAGCTGAAAACATTATTTCCTGTATGCAAAATGGAttgaattctgatctcatttttcTCCTGTGTAAATGAGGTCAACATTGGTATAATAGTATGGTAATCCCCAATATTCCTGTTCCAAGCAATACAAAAGACTGAAATCACCTTACACGATTACAGTAACTACTTTGAGAAGGCCTTGGTGTTAATAAACATTTTCATAAGTAAACGAGCTGAGAAATCAAAATCTAAAGAGCTGCAGAATCCATAGTTTGGATAAATTTGGCAGAGATGTGCTGGATGCCTACAGATTCTAATAGGAAAATTTGATTTTTGCTCTTTTTGTGGCTTGCAATCAGTATATAAATTATAGTACTAATAggtaaatgtgattttaaaatgttagaaaCCATGACTTGTGTTTACTAATAAAAGGATCCAAGAAAGGCATTGGTGACAGAGGAAATCTGTAGCAAACAATTTGATTTAAGAATCTTAGAGTGAGTAAATTGCATTTTTCGTGCTTTGGAatcatttattatttctatatttAAATCTTTTCTTCCAAACACAAAATAATGTTTCCTGCTGTTCTGTCAATATTACATATTATAATACTTGGCACTTGTGTAACTGAGGACAAAAGGAACCATGTGAGAATGTTGTTCTAAAGGATAATTTTATTTATGGGAAGTATCTCAATTTCATTTTTTCCGCCATAACTGCATTTCAGGTCCCATTCAAGAATTGCACTTTGATGACACACACATTGGTACTGAGAATGTGTTTATAGAAGAAAAAATCAGGTTTTAGTATTTTTTCGTGCATGGCTTATAGCTTTGCTCTTCTACCTAGAGCTCTAAATTTTATAAGAGGCAATATAGTTGATGTTGTTATAGGTGGGttaatgtagaatcatagaaacggagggatagaagggacctcaagaggtcattaagtccaaccccctgtgctgaggcaggatcaagtaaaccaagaccatccctgtcaggtaTTTGTCAAACCCatgggtcggcaacgtttggcacgcggctcgccagggtaagcaccctggcgggccgggccagtttatttacctgctgacgcagcaggttcggccgatcgcggcccccactggccgcggttcgccgtcccgggccaatgggggtggtgggaagctgcggccagcacatccctcgcccatgctgcttctcgccgccccattgacctgggacggcgaaccacggccagtgggggccgcaattggctgaacctgccgcgtcagaaggtaaataaactggcccggtccgccagagtgcttaccctggtaagccgtgtgccaaacgttgccgacccctggtctaacctgttcttaaaatcctccaatgatggggattctacaacctcacTTGAATGACGattccagtggttaactacccttatagttagaaagcttttcctaatatctaacctaaatctcccttgttgcagattaagcccattactactcgTCCCACCTTtagtggacctggagaacaattgattactgtcctctttataacagcccttaatgtatttgaagaccgTTGTCTGGTCCCTCCTTGGTCTTATTTTCCCAGGACTAAATATGCCtgtttttttagcctttcctcataggtcaggttttctaaaccttttatcatttttgttgctcttctctggattttttccaatttatccacctctttcctaaagtgtggtgggcccagaattggacacagtactccagctgaggccttatcagtgctgaatagagttggacaattacttcccatgttcACTTAACAatactcctattaatacacctcagaattatatttgcttttttcgcAAGTGCATCATACTGTTGgtactcattcaatttgtgatccactataacccccagatctttttcagcagtactactgcctagccagttattccccatcttgtagtaatgcatttgatttttccttcctaagtgcaataATTTGTACtcgtctttactgaatttcaccttgttgatttcagaccaattctccaatttttctaggtcattctcaattctaatcctgccctccaaagtgcttgcaatccttcCTAGTTTGGattttttgcaaattttataagcctactgtccactccattatccaagtcatcaatgaaaatactgaacagtaccaaacccaggactgacccctgtggtgTGCCCCACTAACTATACCCTCACAGTTtgatagcaaaccattgataattactctttgagtatagtctttcaatcagttttgcacctaccttatagtaattttatctagacaacaattccctagtttgcttatgagactgtcatgtggaactgtgtaaagggccttactaaaatcaagatatatcacatctactgttttcccctatccactaggccagtaacccatcaaagaaggaaatgaggttGGTTTGGTATAAttcgttcttgacaaatccatgttggcaaTTCCTTATAACCGTATTATCCTCCAGgcgcttacaaattgattgtttaataatttgtcccaGTATTTTTCCTGGtaccaaagttaggctgactgtgtataattccctgggttctctttgagAAGTCAAATTAGTGCAGCCTGAAGTTAGTGATGGAGTGTAGGAATCTTCTGCTGAGGGCACAGTGTTGTAAAAATCATATGTTATTTCTTCTACTGTGTAGCTACTAGGGTGGTAATGGTTTGAAACATCTAGGGTGAAGCCTTGGGGCAGACCCttagtgtaaattgtcatagctctattgactttaatggaactatgacaatttataaTAAGTGAGGatctgtttcctaatatctatgGTAGCTTGCTGAGGGGTACAGCAGATATATATTTACTATTGCATTTCAAGGTGACTttcaaagtgttaaaaaaaatggaCTTGTACACGTCATTTGATTCCTGATAATGGACAAAATAGGCCTTCAAAGGTTTCTTAGCTCCTCTGCCCACGCTCTTTCCCCCCTTTAAAATATCAGGAATGTAAAGTTGGTTCTTTTCTAGTTGCTTTGGAGGAAAGATGTGTTCAGTGAAACTTAATCTACCATTTGAGGGTCCTTTATCCAAAATGTTAATTTGTCATTGCAGTTAAATAATTGTTAACAAAACAGATTTCAATAGCCTACAATTCCCTTTCCTACTAATTTTCCTTGCTTCCTCTCTTAGCAAATCTGATGTCACCATTTCACTAGATTGCTAATATTTGCAGAGAATTCCAGCCTAGACCAGACCTCAATTTCCAAtaacaatcagaaaaaaaatttggaaaaaaacccCCACCCAATCTTTTTTTGAGTGTAGGAGGAACCCACACACTCAGGccatctttatacatcataaagaagaagaaaataaaaaacaaagcaaaaaaccaaAATTCCAAGCCctatttcttttttccctttaataaatGCTCTATATCAGCGGAAATAACATTTAAATTTGTGTTTTCTGATTGCAGTCCTAGTATGTGGACTGAACTTATCCACAGAAATCAACAGTGATTGACTCGTATAAAGAAGGTAAAACATCCATAGTGCATTTTTGTCATGATGATTTAGAATCTAGTGTTGTAGTTTGTCTAATTGTATTGTAGTTTGTCCAATTGGTCCTCTACCACAGGACTCTTCTACTGTCCTCTAAGCAAAGGCTTACTCTAAACAATATAACTTGAATAAGACTTtgggttaaagaaaaaaatcaaaacatatgAAATATAAAACAATAATTTATTTACTTGTTAATGTTTGTAACTAATGATTTCATGAAACTGCTTTTATAATTCAGTACATTCAAATCTACAAAGCAAACAGTTACTACAATGGGCATTTCAAATTACACAAACTGTTTTGTGTAAACAACTTAGCTGTACATGCACATTCTTTCAACAGGTTGCAACACTTGCAAACATGCTTTAAAATCCTTTAAAGCTGCAGTGTAGTGTATTTTGCCTCAGGCCTTTCAGCTGAAACCTATATATTTCCTTTAgatacctttaaaaagaaaaatgtttaaatgctgATCATAACTCTAAAGCCTGCTGGTTtgataaatgttaaatattacaGGAGAATGACTCTATCAGGAGTTCAATACTTTTGCGATTAACCTTGAGCTAAATATTGATAAACAGCAGTGTGTGCAGAAGTGCACAACAGCAAAGTAATATCACAAAATATGCTttcataaaaatacatatttgcaGTTGCTTTTGTGTTTTTTAGGCAAAGAAAAGCATGTGTAACCTTTTATATGAATACAGTTTAAACAAATTATCTGCTTAAGTATGGTTAATATGTTTTCTGATATTTAAACACTTGATGTAAAAGGTAATGAGTAAAAAAGTACAATCAGTATTCCAAAAAGTTGCATTAATATTGCCTTCAAAAGGGATGGGCGGGTTCTGTCTCCACTTTCCAATAAAGAATGTTGGCACCCAAAGTTGTAGAATTCAGTACTTTAATTATAAAGTTGATGACTGTATCTTATATACAAAAAAACTTGCCACATTGAACGAGGCAGGGATTTCTACCCCAATGGTAGTGTTTTATGTACATAATTCAGCAATGGTGATTATACAGTAGTCACTGACAGGAAGGAATTGTACACTCTCGTGCCATCGGGGGACTTTGTGCCATGGGTTAAGAGTTCTTGGATTGTCATCCAATtatcaaagatttttttattccttttcttcATCATTTTTTTGTGGCTCAGTTCAATGATGTTCATCTCTTTCTTTTCGTCTGCACCTTGCTGTTCCTTTAAACAATCTAACCTGCTCTGCATCATAAACTCACGCCGCCTCTTCTGCTCCTTCGCTTTCACCAAATGCTGCTTCCGTTCCTCCTTGCTCCAATAGCGGCCCATCTTCATCTCACTTATAGCGTCGTCATCTGTCGTCATACCACTGCGCTCTTCCTTAATCTTTATGGCACGTTCTCTCAGCAGCCTGTCCCTGACTGGCCTCTTTGTGATGTAGCGGGTTCCATCACTCCTGACCTTGACTTTCCATTCCATCCGGGGTTCACTTTGGCTTGAAGAATTAAAGTCTTTGCACATGCTCACTAGGCTCATTTGGCTCTGTGCATATTCCACGGCTGATTTCTGTTGTATCAGCTGCATGTAGCTCTGATAGTGCTGAGCGTGGGCTGGGATATGAGCGTGTTTATAGGGAGAGTGATGATATGGAGAGATGTAGGAGCCAGCCAGTTTCTGAGCTGGGCTTTTGCTTCCATCACTGGCTTTTCGTTCGTTGCTTTCCAGTTGCTTGCCAAGGTCTGGATCTTTAGGTGACGAGAGATATTTAGCAGAGCCGGATTCGTGACTTTCTGAGCTAGGTAGCAAATTCTTCTGGGAGACATTGTATGCCTCTGCCCCCTCATTACCTTGACAACTGCTGCCTTCTGCAGTTCTGCGCAGTGAATTGTCAGGGGAAATCTGCAGCGTGAGCGGTGTGCTGCGACAGCTCTCGCCTGTATTATACGCACTCGAGCTGTCCTTGTCAGATTTCTCAGGGAGCTCTGTAATGTCTGAGAGCTCGTGCCTGCGCGCATCGATGCTCGTGTTGTAGTTACGGAATCCGCTGTTATGGAGCATCCAAGGCTCCCGGTATTGATCCTTCAGCTGTTGCATTTTATGAGCTCTCACGATATTCAGACACTCTAGCTCAATATTCCGCAGCTCCTCGTTCAGCATCTCCAGCTCCCTGTCAACGCTTTCGTGGTCACTCTTACTTATATCCAGGGCACTGTTATGATAATACAGACTGTATGGGTTGGCAGACTTGACTTGGCACTTCAGCTCCAGCAGTTCGCGGAATCTCTCACATTCATCCACCGGGATGCTGAGGAAGTCTGTGTCTGTGCAGTCGGCTGAGATAAATGACTCATTGCTGAACTGCATGTCACCACTTCCTAGAGTGTCATGACTGTACACCAGCTTCTTCTGGCTTCCTAAAGTGTTAGAGGAAGTGGTGTGATCATCGGCGTTATTCTCCTGCTCTGAGCTTTCATCGTTTCGCGTGCTCTCATCTGTGCGTCCCACACCGCTGTCCTTCTCGTGCTGGTTAGATAAGATAGTGGCAGTGTCTGTGGTGCCTCCATCTTCTTCGTGcttcttctaaaataaaaaataaaaaagtataaatGGAAAAATTAAAGACAAACTCTTTGCgagtttaaataataataaaagccctGAGTCATTCTAAGTTTTCTTAATCTACCAGTCATTGCATGTTCACTTATTACCCCAGTGAGTTTAGGAAACATAtcatggaccagattttcaacagAGCTCAGTGGCCGATTTTCAATTGCTCAACATCCACACTAGGGGCTAGATTTCCGAAAGATCTCCACTCCCATTCAGGTGCTGAAATTaggaacaaattttaaaaattgctcagCATTTAGCAGCTCCTACTGTGACGCCTATGACCCAACgtgctgagctcttttaaaaaatctgatctcTTATTTTTGGGGGTGAAATGGGAGCAGAACTCTCTTGAAAAGCTGTTCCCAATTTTAGATCATGGAATGTTGTAGAAAATTCTGGCTGAGAACTGCGGAATTTATATGTGAATTAGCATAATTGCAAATGCATTATACATGTGTATGTCAAGGAAGTAacatagtcttgtggttaaagttCTGGGCCGGGGCACAGGAGATCTGGATtaaattcttggctctgccacatacTTTTTGTGTGATCCTGGGTAAGTCACTTGTTcgctgcctcagttccccaggtaTAAAATAatactccctttctcccaccttttgccTTTCCTGTCCACTAAGATTGTAAGCACATCAGGGCAGAGATAATTTCTTATTATGAGTATGTACAATGAATAGCTCATTAGTGTCCAACATTGGCAGGGGACTCTAGGTACCACTGTGATAATCATTGTCCTTGACACTCTTTGTCTTTGTCACTATCAAGTGTGTTAAACCTGACTTACAATTAAAGCTGATTCAAGTTTTCAAACTCATGGAATGTTCTTTCCAGAACTGATTTATGTTTATTAATTAGCTAGCAAGATGGACTGGAAGCTATCATGTATCTAATTCTATTCACCTGAATGACCACAGCCACAATGGTGGATTCCTATGAAGAAGGCTATTAAACGCTTGAACTGTGCTTGtgttttaaatgggaaaaaaacagtaGCAGATTTGAAAATGTATGCTTATTGAGGTGAAGTCTTCTATGCAGTTTGCAGATATCATCCTGGAACTAGATTTTGCAGAGCCCCTTTCTGCTTAGATCGTCATAAAAAATAGTGGTTGGTTCATTCAGTTGAATTCAGTATCAGAATctcaaggggtgtgtgtgacgTTTTGACAAGGCTGCACAATGGAGTGGCATTACCTGCTGAAGCATGCTGGCAGTAAACTGCATTGCCTGGTGGTGCTGTTCCTCTAGCATGTCCATGTGTAAGTCATCCAGAAAATCATTTCTGTCATCATCCATCCATCCTTCATCCAGCTACATGaaagggaataaataaataaaaaaaaccccacaccaagCATTGTCATAAGGATGAAAACTGACATAAATATATGCTCCCTCTTTGTGGAAAATTATCAGGAGATCAAGGGAGCTGCTTTCTGCAACTTTGCTGTGTATCACTCTATGTCTggcctatcagtcctcatcctcaaaggaacctgcacactttcaaaagataagcctgggagcttaaattgaTTAATCTGTGAGACACTAAAAAGCGTGGACTGAACAGAGGCACTGGAttgatggcttattacaacaatctgtaatccattAACCCCCCTTTTTGTCTTATGACGGCAgagatgttaatgggccactctaccttaaATGGTTCCttactatttatgctaaacaatctgttccaccttgcattttgctgtgacccAGGGAGtactttccccagacctgaagcagagccctgtgtggctccaaagcttctctcttcaccaacagaaattggtccaata
Proteins encoded in this region:
- the PDZRN3 gene encoding E3 ubiquitin-protein ligase PDZRN3 isoform X2; the encoded protein is MGCSLCTLQKQEEQYKLLYEVCQVNGKDLSKATHDQAVEAFKTAKEPIVVQVLRRTPRTKIFSPSHESHLVDMGTQTDITFEHIMALTKMGSPPPPVSVLDPYLLPEDHSSVHEYYDPNDYMGGIHQEMDRDELELEEVDLHRVNSQDKLGLTVCYRTDDEDDIGIYVSEIDPNSIAAKDGRLREGDRIIQINGIEVQNREEAVALLTSEESKNVSLLVARPEIQLDEGWMDDDRNDFLDDLHMDMLEEQHHQAMQFTASMLQQKKHEEDGGTTDTATILSNQHEKDSGVGRTDESTRNDESSEQENNADDHTTSSNTLGSQKKLVYSHDTLGSGDMQFSNESFISADCTDTDFLSIPVDECERFRELLELKCQVKSANPYSLYYHNSALDISKSDHESVDRELEMLNEELRNIELECLNIVRAHKMQQLKDQYREPWMLHNSGFRNYNTSIDARRHELSDITELPEKSDKDSSSAYNTGESCRSTPLTLQISPDNSLRRTAEGSSCQGNEGAEAYNVSQKNLLPSSESHESGSAKYLSSPKDPDLGKQLESNERKASDGSKSPAQKLAGSYISPYHHSPYKHAHIPAHAQHYQSYMQLIQQKSAVEYAQSQMSLVSMCKDFNSSSQSEPRMEWKVKVRSDGTRYITKRPVRDRLLRERAIKIKEERSGMTTDDDAISEMKMGRYWSKEERKQHLVKAKEQKRRREFMMQSRLDCLKEQQGADEKKEMNIIELSHKKMMKKRNKKIFDNWMTIQELLTHGTKSPDGTRVYNSFLSVTTV
- the PDZRN3 gene encoding E3 ubiquitin-protein ligase PDZRN3 isoform X1, which translates into the protein MGFELDRFSGEVDPDFKCNLCNKVLEDPLTTPCGHVFCAGCVLPWVVQQGRCPVQCQRISTKELNHVLPLKSLILKLDIKCEHHARGCEQVVKLQQLGAHAERCDYSPARCRHPGCSEVLNRRDVDAHMRESCEARPVGICEQGCGLVLTHREHRAGGHCCLEALQGHNRCLQAKVGGLEKELKKEALRAGKREKSLLAQLSAVQLELQMTALRYQKKFTEYSARLDSLSRSLAAPPCKGEETKALTLVLHRDSGSLGFNIIGGRPCVDNQDGSSSEGIFISKIIDSGPAAKEGGLQIHDRIIEVNGKDLSKATHDQAVEAFKTAKEPIVVQVLRRTPRTKIFSPSHESHLVDMGTQTDITFEHIMALTKMGSPPPPVSVLDPYLLPEDHSSVHEYYDPNDYMGGIHQEMDRDELELEEVDLHRVNSQDKLGLTVCYRTDDEDDIGIYVSEIDPNSIAAKDGRLREGDRIIQINGIEVQNREEAVALLTSEESKNVSLLVARPEIQLDEGWMDDDRNDFLDDLHMDMLEEQHHQAMQFTASMLQQKKHEEDGGTTDTATILSNQHEKDSGVGRTDESTRNDESSEQENNADDHTTSSNTLGSQKKLVYSHDTLGSGDMQFSNESFISADCTDTDFLSIPVDECERFRELLELKCQVKSANPYSLYYHNSALDISKSDHESVDRELEMLNEELRNIELECLNIVRAHKMQQLKDQYREPWMLHNSGFRNYNTSIDARRHELSDITELPEKSDKDSSSAYNTGESCRSTPLTLQISPDNSLRRTAEGSSCQGNEGAEAYNVSQKNLLPSSESHESGSAKYLSSPKDPDLGKQLESNERKASDGSKSPAQKLAGSYISPYHHSPYKHAHIPAHAQHYQSYMQLIQQKSAVEYAQSQMSLVSMCKDFNSSSQSEPRMEWKVKVRSDGTRYITKRPVRDRLLRERAIKIKEERSGMTTDDDAISEMKMGRYWSKEERKQHLVKAKEQKRRREFMMQSRLDCLKEQQGADEKKEMNIIELSHKKMMKKRNKKIFDNWMTIQELLTHGTKSPDGTRVYNSFLSVTTV